The DNA window GCTAGCTTCCGGAGTCACCTCTGACTCTTCCACTCCTAACTTATCAACAATAATGCTTTTTACCTTTTGTGCGATTTCTGACATTTTACAAAGTTTTAAAAAGTACTGTGCAAAGAAATGGATTAAAATATATTTGTCAAATAGTTATTAGAATAAAAGATTCCCATTTAAAATTTGCAATTGAAAATCAGATATGGCGAAAAAGTATAAATTGGACATCGCTTATGAATGGAATGGGGTTTTGCTCGCAATGGTATGCCCCTGGCCCGATTATAAATTAGCTTGGAAATTATCAAAAGAGCTTGGAATAGAACTAGCCAGAAAGAAAGATTGGCAAATTCTTTTTAAAGAAGATAAAAAAAACTCCTATCCGCTTTATCAATTCAATAATGAATACACTACTTTTAGGCTTTTAAAAAACAGGGCATATCAAATAGAGTACAGTGAACAAGCTTTGCTTTTGCCCGAACTAAAGGATTTTGATTATCTATTTTTAATTGAAACTGAGGCAGAAATTAATTTTGATGCCATAAATCAACGAATAAGGAATATAGACAGCATTCAATTGCTCAAATCATTCAATCCTGAAACGCTAAAATCAAAACACAATATAGCTTTTTGAAATATGGAAACTTCATATAATCGGACCAAGATTATTGCAACCGTTGGCCCAGCGAGTAGCAGTAAAGAAAAATTAGTTGAACTTGTAAAGGCCGGTGTCGATGTATTTCGATTAAACTTTTCTCATGGTTCACATAAAGATCACATGGTCGTAATTAAAAATATCAATGAAATTAACAGGGAATACGGTACACATATAAGTATTCTTCAGGACTTACAGGGGCCAAAGATCAGGATTGGGGAGGTAGAAAACGGAGAAGTCATTATAAACCCTGGTGATAAACTCACCATTTCCACTGAAAAAATAATCGGTAATGCTAAAAAAGTATTTACTACATACACCCAAATTTATAAGGATGTACAACCCGGAGAGGGTATTTTAGTAGACGATGGAAAAATTGAACTCAAAGTTTTAGAAGTTGATAAAAAGAAAAAAGAAATACACACGGAGGTGATTTACGGTGGCCCTTTGCGATCCAAAAAAGGGATTAATCTTCCAAGTACAAAGATATCTCTTCCCTCACTGACTGAAAAAGATTTGGAAGATCTAGAATTTGGACTTAAAAATAATATTGACTGGATTGCGCTTTCATTTGTACGACATGCAGATGATGTAAAAGATCTTAGAAAAAAAATAAAAGCTAAGGACAGCAATGCCAAGATCATCTCCAAAGTTGAGAAACCTGAGGCGATTGAGAACATTGATGAGATCATTGATGTATCGGATGCCATAATGGTAGCCAGGGGAGATTTGGGTGTGGAAATATATATGGAAGAAGTTCCCATCGTTCAAAAAATGATTGCCAAAAAATGCAAATACGCAGCAAAGCCGGTGATTATTGCCACTCAAATGATGGAAAGCATGATCGAGAACCCTAGACCCACGCGTGCGGAAACCAATGACGTGGCCAATGCGGTATTGGATGGTGCCGATGTTTTAATGTTAAGCGGAGAAACCTCAGTTGGAAAGTATCCTATTCAAACTGTCATTAGTATGAGCCGTACCATTCAGTCGGTTGAAGAAAATGCCGATATATATTATAAGCATTATGCCTTAAATGAGGAGTCCGACACTTTTGTTCACGATTCGGTAATCTCCATGTCGGTTCGTTTGGCTGAAATTACCGATGCCAAAGCCATTACCGGAATGACTTTTTCCGGATATACGGGATTTAGACTTTCAGGCCACAGACCCAAATCTCATATATTTATTTTCACGGCCAATAAATCAATATTGAGTACTCTTAACTTACTTTGGGGCGTTCGCGGCATCTATTACGATAAATTTGAATCAACTGATGATACCATTGAGGATCTTGAAAAGATATTGGTAGAACAAGGCTATTTGAGCAAAGGTGATGTATATATCAATACTGCAAGTATGCCGATGTACAAAAAATTGCGTACCAATATGGTAAAACTGAGTATTGTCGAGTAAAAATTAATTGAAAAAAGACTTTTTAGAAATTGGCCATAAATTATATTCGTATTTTCGGAGCTAATAATTTATAGTGGGTTTTTGAAAGAAGCATTTCTTCAATTTATATGGCAATTTCAGCTTTTTAATAAGCAGGGTTTAAGTCTCATTAGTGGAGAGGCATTAAATGTCATTAAGCCCGGCAGCATTAATTCTCATGCCGGACCTGATTTTTCACAGGCTCATATACACTTTGATGATCTCGATTTCTACGGGCATGTTGAGATACATTTAAAAAGCAGTGAATGGGATAGCCATAAGCATCAGGAAGATCCGGCCTATAACAATGTCATTTTACACGTCGTTTTGGAAAATGATAAAGAAGTTAAAAATGCAGCGGGCAAATTAATCCCTACGATAGAATTACGCGGGCGCATTCCTTTAAATTTTTATCAGAATTACGAAAAACTGATCAACAGTACTCAGGAAGTACCCTGTCAGTCTCATATAGAAA is part of the Hyphobacterium sp. CCMP332 genome and encodes:
- a CDS encoding IPExxxVDY family protein, with protein sequence MAKKYKLDIAYEWNGVLLAMVCPWPDYKLAWKLSKELGIELARKKDWQILFKEDKKNSYPLYQFNNEYTTFRLLKNRAYQIEYSEQALLLPELKDFDYLFLIETEAEINFDAINQRIRNIDSIQLLKSFNPETLKSKHNIAF
- the pyk gene encoding pyruvate kinase produces the protein METSYNRTKIIATVGPASSSKEKLVELVKAGVDVFRLNFSHGSHKDHMVVIKNINEINREYGTHISILQDLQGPKIRIGEVENGEVIINPGDKLTISTEKIIGNAKKVFTTYTQIYKDVQPGEGILVDDGKIELKVLEVDKKKKEIHTEVIYGGPLRSKKGINLPSTKISLPSLTEKDLEDLEFGLKNNIDWIALSFVRHADDVKDLRKKIKAKDSNAKIISKVEKPEAIENIDEIIDVSDAIMVARGDLGVEIYMEEVPIVQKMIAKKCKYAAKPVIIATQMMESMIENPRPTRAETNDVANAVLDGADVLMLSGETSVGKYPIQTVISMSRTIQSVEENADIYYKHYALNEESDTFVHDSVISMSVRLAEITDAKAITGMTFSGYTGFRLSGHRPKSHIFIFTANKSILSTLNLLWGVRGIYYDKFESTDDTIEDLEKILVEQGYLSKGDVYINTASMPMYKKLRTNMVKLSIVE